One stretch of Bombus affinis isolate iyBomAffi1 chromosome 4, iyBomAffi1.2, whole genome shotgun sequence DNA includes these proteins:
- the LOC126915689 gene encoding elongation of very long chain fatty acids protein 4-like has protein sequence MASLINSTATLINDAYNYYLWTLSLADERTRGWLLVDSPKPTLIYTMLYLLIVWAGPKIMRNRKAFKLTWALVPYNLAMACLNAYIAIQLFVASTRLRYSYVCQPIRHVTRPDELQIAHAVWWYYFSKLLEFCDTFFFILRKKDNQLSFLHVYHHSTMFSLWWIGIKWVPSGSTFLPAMVNSFIHVLMYSYYGLAALGPSVAKYLWWKKYLTILQLIQFTTALILGINGIRSGCDFPLWMQYALVIYMVSFIVLFGNFYAKAYIAKGKQAYAERQLEKMKADTQLKKKITGAAMCNGNITNGHANGYANGVSKKIQ, from the exons ATGGCAAGCTTAATTAATTCCACAGCAACTTTAATAAATGATGCCTACAATTACTACCTCTGGACGCTATCCCTTGCCG ATGAACGAACGAGAGGATGGCTTCTGGTCGATTCGCCAAAACCTACATTGATATACACTATGTTGTATTTACTCATTGTATGGGCCGGGCCAAAGATCATGAGAAATCGAAAAGCCTTCAAGTTAACGTGGGCACTCGTTCCGTATAATCTTGCGATGGCCTGTCTTAACGCGTACATCGCGATACAG TTATTCGTAGCTTCCACCAGGTTACGTTATAGTTATGTATGTCAGCCGATTAGGCACGTGACTCGTCCAGACGAATTGCAG ATTGCTCATGCAGTCTGGTGGTACTACTTTAGCAAACTTTTGGAGTTCTGTGATACGTTTTTCTTTATCTTGCGGAAGAAGGATAATCAATTAAGTTTTCTTCATGTTTACCATCATTCCACTATGTTTTCGTTGTGGTGGATTGGTATCAAATGGGTTCCAAGCGGATCTA CTTTCCTGCCAGCCATGGTGAACAGTTTTATCCATGTCCTCATGTATTCATACTATGGCTTAGCCGCATTGGGACCCTCTGTAGCTAAATATCTCTGGTGGAAGAAATATCTGACAATTCTTCAATTAATCCAATTTACTACTGCCTTGATCCTCGGCATCAATGGGATTCGGTCGGGATGCGATTTCCCACTCTGGATGCAGTATGCTCTTGTTATTTACATGGTCTCTTTCATCGTTTTATTCGGAAATTTCTACGCTAAAGCCTACATTGCCAAG ggTAAACAAGCATACGCTGAAAGACAGTTAGAAAAAATGAAGGCGGATACGCAATTGAAGAAAAAAATTACCGGCGCAGCTATGTGTAACGGAAACATTACGAATGGACACGCCAATGGATATGCGAATGGTGTATCTAAGAAGATTCAGTGA
- the LOC126915681 gene encoding coiled-coil and C2 domain-containing protein 2A-like: MFKKDIDFIKEYAQHTEDRKEQDLSLYYAYPTINKISEINVLTNDTKNLRKLCQETALVEDGLYSSDHPFVYSDIKLSELSNMKVLQYESKRKFSGKLLEIVIREVNINTNQSNSIEITSVYLLFKKKIICKVNSPFNRKMHKLLIKSSECNNLSTQVHTKSGQSSILPLPLPKRNIENHTAEIDFAISDNFGRIYAGTVTCTITLRSYGENEQESYASHLYKLSNDPNDPQNHLSLLKPSKSIHKNQVKYFLLEDPALTFGRNSEFITPKKSQTEETKSPDIVITEQPAFSLLNISFRNLFQVKHPLESSSGTRRHHTIGKTILSVTILRGIEIPIREESALVQPFVEVEWGNTAHATAIAEGSAPIWHQTMYFELPRQNEEHCIKIRLFDQHPVWGQQWIGEARIPLEHHRNYQELERWITLSPLFSPNLLFGYIQASPGQSCTRIYVLMKMDHSSIPKSVESTTINTLLKGIQRCLVTSYKINGVENPKDAARLVMLVPSLPNHYGPITPRQTLNIRKVDHYGRATLLAVLLQGFNLQTYVLLGSSQISKWTSFVLSISENGIYTLWDAEVGKCYKLDDSHCPLMKVSRLINHSGIWENLQKSILAHNLKYDVKLSKEWRFVDITTSTKNDHTVQVLDLSITEEELRQIKKTAMDLEQALKDKLAHWRSTIGLTTIFNRHAITILRNFISKIEPSSEVQLDKRDLKQLYRAYHVHGFILNKRECSIDDLSEYLHATKIYNINDPVEFAVVCQIQPYIGKISSIWLAVIILKSRD; the protein is encoded by the exons ATGTTCAAGAAGGATATCGATTTCATTAAGGAATATGCACAACATACAGAAGATAGAAAAGAACAAGATTTAAGTCTTTATTATGCATATCCtactataaataaaatttcagaaATCAATGTTCTTACTAATGATACTAAAAATCTGCGAAAATTATGTCAAGAAACTGCATTAGTTGAGGATGGATTATATTCTTCTGATCATCCATTTGTTTACAGTGACATTAAACTTTCTGAACTTAGTAACATGAAAGTTTTACAATATGAATCAAAACGAAAATTCTCTGGCAAATTGTTAGAAATTGTAATTCGTGAAGTAAACATTAATACCAATCAATCCAATTCTATAGAAATCACATCTGTTTATCTGTTAttcaaaaagaaaattatatgtaAGGTAAATAGTCCCTTTAATAGAAAGATGCATAAATTGTTAATAAAGAGTTCAGAATGCAATAATCTTTCTACACAAGTACACACTAAAAGTGGTCAATCTAGCATCTTACCATTGCCGTTGCCAAAACGCAACATTGAGAATCATACAGCAGAAATAGATTTTGCAATAAGTGACAATTTTGGTAGAATATATGCTGGAACTGTCACTTGTACAATTACTTTACGTAGTTATGGTGAAAATGAACAAGAGTCATACGCATCTCATCTTTATAAATTAAGTAATGATCCAAATGATCCACAAAATCATTTGTCTTTACTCAAACCATCGAaaagtattcataaaaatcAAGTGAAATACTTTTTACTGGAAGACCCAGCATTAACTTTTGGTAGAAATTCAGAATTTATCACACCTAAGAAAAGTCAAACAGAGGAAACAAAATCTCCAGACATAGTCATAACAGAACAACCTGCATTTTCTTTGCTCAATATATCATTCAGGAACTTATTCCAAGTTAAACACCCACTAGAATCATCATCTGGTACCCGTAGACATCATACAATAGGAAAAACAATTTTGTCTGTAACTATCCTGCGAGGAATAGAAATACCAATTAGAGAAGAGTCTGCATTAGTTCAACCATTTGTAGAAGTTGAGTGGGGTAATACAGCACACGCAACAGCCATAGCAGAAGGTTCAGCACCTATATGGCACCAAACAATGTACTTTGAGTTACCAAGACAAAATGAAGAGCATTGTATAAAGATTCGCCTGTTTGATCAGCATCCTGTTTGGGGTCAACAGTGGATAGGTGAAGCCAGAATTCCTCTTGAACATCACAGAAATTATCAAGAACTTGAACGATGGATTACATTATCTCCATTATTTAGCCCAAATTTGTTATTTGGATACATACAAGCTAGTCCTGGCCAATCATGTACTCGTATTTATGTTCTGATGAAAATGGATCATTCAAGTATTCCTAAGTCGGTTGAAAGTACTACTATAAATACATTATTGAAAGGAATTCAACGATGTCTCGTTACATCATATAAAATTAACGGCGTCGAAAATCCGAAAGATGCTGCAAGATTAGTGATGCTTGTACCATCGTTACCTAATCATTATGGGCCGATCACTCCACGTCAAACATTGAACATACGTAAAGTGGATCACTATGGAAGAGCAACTCTACTTGCAGTATTATTACAAGGTTTCAATCTGCAGACATACGTTTTATTAG gTTCTTCTCAAATAAGTAAATGGACGTCATTTGTTTTAAGTATCAGTGAAAACGGAATATATACGCTATGGGATGCAGAAGTTGGAAAATGCTATAAATTAGATGATAGCCATTGTCCTTTAATGAAGGTGtctcgattaattaatcatTCTGGC atatgggAAAATTTGCAAAAATCTATTTTGGCCCATAATCTCAAGTACGACGTGAAATTAAGCAAAGAATGGCGATTCGTTGACATTACGACGTCAACTAAAAATGATCATACTGTGCAAGTATTAGATTTAAGTATTACAGAGGAAGAACTAAGGCAAATTAAGAAGACCGCTATGGATTTAGAGCAGGCCTTAAAAGATAAGTTAGCTCATTGGCGTAGCACAATTGGTTTAACGACGATCTTTAATCGACATGCAATAACTATTttacgaaattttatttctaaaataGAACCTTCTTCAGAAGTACAATTAGATAAAAGGGATTTGAAACAATTATACAGAGCTTACCACGTTCATGGTTTTATTTTAAACAAACGTGAATGCAGCATCGATGATTTGAGTGAGTATTTACATGCGAcgaagatttataatattaatgatCCAGTTGAATTTGCTGTGGTATGTCAGATACAGCCTTACATCGGTAAAATTTCTTCGATTTGGCTGGCTGTTATAATTCTTAAAAGTCGTGATTAG